Proteins encoded within one genomic window of Cucumis sativus cultivar 9930 chromosome 3, Cucumber_9930_V3, whole genome shotgun sequence:
- the LOC101208678 gene encoding pentatricopeptide repeat-containing protein At5g18950 isoform X2, with protein MVNLTSLMISIRQNSRFVKNLRIHIRNLSVETNGGNNGREEIESSEKLLNLTQRKDVSEIAAEVGKVIRSKPRWEQSLLSDYPSFNFHDPSFFSELLKQLNNVFLSLRFFLWLSSQPEFLPHPVSCNKLFDALLEAKACVPAKSFLYSFEFSPEPASLENYIRCVCEGGLVEEAVYTFDMLKEAGYRPYVETWNFAFQSCLKFGRTDLIWKLYEGMMETGVQKDVDIETVGYLIQAFCNDNKVSRAYEILRQSLEDGLTPCNDAFNKLISGFCKEKNHHRVLELVHTMIVKNRNPDIFTYQEIINGFCKNWMTLQAFEVFNALKDRGYAPDMVMYTTLIHGFCKMGQLEDASKLWFEMIDKGFLPNEYSYNTLIYGFCKIGNLDEAMKLYKKMLDSGYKETTLSCNTLILGLCLHGRTDEAYDFFREMPCKNIVCDVITYNTLIQGFCREGKVLQSTDLLKELQAKGLQPSTSSYAHLIQKLCQLGSVQEAKEMWNDMHNRGLQPMVCTRDHIISGLCEQGYVVEGMEWLITMLKSNLKPQKETFYKLIQSLIQIGKELLLELKMDSKTSKEVYPLAMTKSSSNFLPLFLIDHCSLLKIDYP; from the exons ATGGTTAATCTTACATCTCTTATGATCTCCATTCGCCAAAACTCTCGATTTGTCAAGAACCTGAGGATCCATATTCGGAATCTCTCGGTGGAAACGAATGGAGGCAATAATGGGCGTGAAGAGATTGAATCGAGTGAGAAATTGTTGAACCTTACTCAACGGAAAGACGTCAGTGAGATTGCGGCAGAGGTTGGTAAGGTCATTAGGAGCAAACCCAGATGGGAACAGAGTCTGCTTTCTGATTACCCTTCTTTCAATTTCCACGACCCGTCTTTTTTTAGCGAGCTTTTGAAGCAGTTGaacaatgtttttctttcgttgaggttttttctttggttgagTTCGCAGCCTGAGTTCTTGCCCCATCCAGTCAGTTGCAATAAGCTTTTTGATGCTCTTTTGGAAGCCAAGGCTTGTGTTCCCGCTAAATCTTTTCTGTATTCTTTCGAATTTAGTCCTGAGCCTGCTTCTTTGGAGAATTACATTCGATGTGTTTGCGAGGGTGGATTGGTTGAGGAAGCTGTTTATACATTTGATATGTTAAAAGAGGCTGGTTATCGTCCATACGTTGAGACTTGGAACTTTGCTTTTCAGAGTTGTCTTAAGTTTGGGAGGACTGATCTTATTTGGAAACTGTATGAAGGGATGATGGAAACTGGTGTGCAGAAGGATGTCGACATTGAGACTGTGGGGTATCTTATCCAAGCATTTTGCAACGATAATAAGGTCTCAAGAGCTTATGAGATTCTAAGACAGTCTTTAGAAGATGGATTGACCCCTTGTAATGATGCTTTCAACAAATTGATTTCTGGGTTTTGTAAGGAGAAGAATCATCATAGAGTATTAGAACTTGTTCACACAATGATAGTGAAGAACCGTAATCCCGATATTTTTACCTACCAGGAAATCATTAACGGGTTCTGCAAAAATTGGATGACGCTGCAGGCATTTGAGGTTTTTAATGCCCTGAAGGATCGAGGATATGCTCCTGATATGGTCATGTATACAACTTTGATTCATGGTTTCTGTAAGATGGGCCAGCTTGAAGATGCTAGTAAGCTGTGGTTTGAGATGATCGATAAGGGATTTCTTCCAAATGAGTATTCGTACAACACGTTGATTTATGGATTTTGTAAGATTGGAAATTTGGATGAGGCCATGAAGCTATATAAGAAAATGCTTGATAGCGGTTATAAGGAAACGACTCTGAGCTGCAACACATTGATTTTAGGTTTGTGTCTACACGGAAGGACAGATGAAGCATACGACTTCTTTCGAGAAATGCCTTGCAAGAATATAGTGTGCGATGTCATTACATACAATACCCTGATCCAAGGATTTTGCAGAGAGGGGAAGGTATTACAGAGCACAGACCTATTGAAGGAACTGCAAGCGAAGGGGTTGCAGCCTTCGACTTCCTCTTATGCTCATCTCATTCAAAAGCTTTGTCAATTAGGTAGTGTacaagaagcaaaagaaatgTGGAATGATATGCACAATAGAGGTCTTCAGCCAATGGTCTGCACTCGTGATCACATCATTAGTGGATTGTGTGAACAAGGATATGTGGTTGAGGGGATGGAGTGGTTGATAACTATGTTGAAGAGCAATCTCAAGCCTCAAAAGGAAACATTTTATAAGTTGATTCAGAGTCTCATTCAAATAG GTAAAGAGTTGCTGTTAGAATTGAAGATGGATAGCAAAACTTCGAAAGAAGTATACCCTTTGGCAATGACTAAATCCTCTAGCAATTTCCTCCCACTTTTCCTGATTGATCACTGCTCTTTGCTAAAGATTGATTATCCCTAG
- the LOC101208678 gene encoding pentatricopeptide repeat-containing protein At5g18950 isoform X1, whose translation MVNLTSLMISIRQNSRFVKNLRIHIRNLSVETNGGNNGREEIESSEKLLNLTQRKDVSEIAAEVGKVIRSKPRWEQSLLSDYPSFNFHDPSFFSELLKQLNNVFLSLRFFLWLSSQPEFLPHPVSCNKLFDALLEAKACVPAKSFLYSFEFSPEPASLENYIRCVCEGGLVEEAVYTFDMLKEAGYRPYVETWNFAFQSCLKFGRTDLIWKLYEGMMETGVQKDVDIETVGYLIQAFCNDNKVSRAYEILRQSLEDGLTPCNDAFNKLISGFCKEKNHHRVLELVHTMIVKNRNPDIFTYQEIINGFCKNWMTLQAFEVFNALKDRGYAPDMVMYTTLIHGFCKMGQLEDASKLWFEMIDKGFLPNEYSYNTLIYGFCKIGNLDEAMKLYKKMLDSGYKETTLSCNTLILGLCLHGRTDEAYDFFREMPCKNIVCDVITYNTLIQGFCREGKVLQSTDLLKELQAKGLQPSTSSYAHLIQKLCQLGSVQEAKEMWNDMHNRGLQPMVCTRDHIISGLCEQGYVVEGMEWLITMLKSNLKPQKETFYKLIQSLIQIGKLDDSLSIIGSMFRVGYKLEEGALSHLLDKLCENKYHFVESKLEEIINSN comes from the coding sequence ATGGTTAATCTTACATCTCTTATGATCTCCATTCGCCAAAACTCTCGATTTGTCAAGAACCTGAGGATCCATATTCGGAATCTCTCGGTGGAAACGAATGGAGGCAATAATGGGCGTGAAGAGATTGAATCGAGTGAGAAATTGTTGAACCTTACTCAACGGAAAGACGTCAGTGAGATTGCGGCAGAGGTTGGTAAGGTCATTAGGAGCAAACCCAGATGGGAACAGAGTCTGCTTTCTGATTACCCTTCTTTCAATTTCCACGACCCGTCTTTTTTTAGCGAGCTTTTGAAGCAGTTGaacaatgtttttctttcgttgaggttttttctttggttgagTTCGCAGCCTGAGTTCTTGCCCCATCCAGTCAGTTGCAATAAGCTTTTTGATGCTCTTTTGGAAGCCAAGGCTTGTGTTCCCGCTAAATCTTTTCTGTATTCTTTCGAATTTAGTCCTGAGCCTGCTTCTTTGGAGAATTACATTCGATGTGTTTGCGAGGGTGGATTGGTTGAGGAAGCTGTTTATACATTTGATATGTTAAAAGAGGCTGGTTATCGTCCATACGTTGAGACTTGGAACTTTGCTTTTCAGAGTTGTCTTAAGTTTGGGAGGACTGATCTTATTTGGAAACTGTATGAAGGGATGATGGAAACTGGTGTGCAGAAGGATGTCGACATTGAGACTGTGGGGTATCTTATCCAAGCATTTTGCAACGATAATAAGGTCTCAAGAGCTTATGAGATTCTAAGACAGTCTTTAGAAGATGGATTGACCCCTTGTAATGATGCTTTCAACAAATTGATTTCTGGGTTTTGTAAGGAGAAGAATCATCATAGAGTATTAGAACTTGTTCACACAATGATAGTGAAGAACCGTAATCCCGATATTTTTACCTACCAGGAAATCATTAACGGGTTCTGCAAAAATTGGATGACGCTGCAGGCATTTGAGGTTTTTAATGCCCTGAAGGATCGAGGATATGCTCCTGATATGGTCATGTATACAACTTTGATTCATGGTTTCTGTAAGATGGGCCAGCTTGAAGATGCTAGTAAGCTGTGGTTTGAGATGATCGATAAGGGATTTCTTCCAAATGAGTATTCGTACAACACGTTGATTTATGGATTTTGTAAGATTGGAAATTTGGATGAGGCCATGAAGCTATATAAGAAAATGCTTGATAGCGGTTATAAGGAAACGACTCTGAGCTGCAACACATTGATTTTAGGTTTGTGTCTACACGGAAGGACAGATGAAGCATACGACTTCTTTCGAGAAATGCCTTGCAAGAATATAGTGTGCGATGTCATTACATACAATACCCTGATCCAAGGATTTTGCAGAGAGGGGAAGGTATTACAGAGCACAGACCTATTGAAGGAACTGCAAGCGAAGGGGTTGCAGCCTTCGACTTCCTCTTATGCTCATCTCATTCAAAAGCTTTGTCAATTAGGTAGTGTacaagaagcaaaagaaatgTGGAATGATATGCACAATAGAGGTCTTCAGCCAATGGTCTGCACTCGTGATCACATCATTAGTGGATTGTGTGAACAAGGATATGTGGTTGAGGGGATGGAGTGGTTGATAACTATGTTGAAGAGCAATCTCAAGCCTCAAAAGGAAACATTTTATAAGTTGATTCAGAGTCTCATTCAAATAGGTAAATTAGATGATTCTTTATCAATCATAGGCTCAATGTTTAGAGTTGGTTATAAACTAGAAGAAGGCGCTCTCAGTCATCTCTTAGATAAACTATGTGAAAACAAGTATCATTTTGTTGAATCAAAATTAGAGGAAATTATAAATTCCAATTAG